A genomic window from Candidatus Dependentiae bacterium includes:
- the ftsH gene encoding ATP-dependent zinc metalloprotease FtsH — MKMNKNKNTPMFQGGPRNILILALLLLGGMLLLHEFTDYARQIKTISYDTFIKEVEQDKVKAVRLTGLDATGVFKDNSHFEVVVGNNPKNWDVLKEHNVEVWVTSPAGQMSMWYILPLLLLLMTLWAIWYYIRQSRGGSNGGGGGGNIFNMGKSKAKMFMPSTIKETFNSVAGNQEAKEELHDVVDFLRNPEKYKRLGAKITRGVLLVGEPGNGKTLLAKAVAGEANCPFFSISGSDFIEVFVGVGAARVRDLFAQARKHSPSIVFIDEIDAVGRHRGTGMGGGHDEREQTLNQLLTEMDGFQTVGGAVIVMAATNRADVLDKALLRPGRFDRRVEVPYPDLMSREQILRLHAQAVKIDPSVDLSKIARGTPGFTGADLANLINEAAINASKFNQDLITIKDFEEARDKMLLGKERKSVVLSEDDRRETAFHEAGHALVRLLSPNSTDPLHKVTIIPRGGALGVTHYLPEREKYITTKEELLASIDAALGGSAAEELVFGKRTTGAYSDFKAATDIARKMVCFYGMSDLGPVVYGQQNSDYPYSQATAEKIDVEVQKILSASHAKALEMLRLNRDKLDLLATTLVEKETLFAGEIYELLGIAPRTEHTFS, encoded by the coding sequence ATGAAAATGAATAAAAATAAAAACACCCCGATGTTTCAGGGTGGTCCAAGAAACATTCTTATCCTAGCACTTCTTCTTTTGGGAGGCATGCTTCTTTTACACGAATTTACCGATTATGCACGTCAGATAAAAACTATTTCTTATGATACTTTTATTAAAGAAGTTGAACAGGATAAAGTTAAGGCAGTTCGCTTGACTGGGCTTGATGCAACCGGTGTCTTTAAGGACAACTCTCATTTTGAAGTAGTGGTTGGCAACAATCCAAAAAACTGGGATGTATTAAAAGAACATAATGTTGAAGTCTGGGTAACCAGTCCTGCTGGTCAGATGAGCATGTGGTATATTTTGCCTCTGCTTCTTTTATTAATGACCCTATGGGCTATTTGGTATTATATTCGTCAATCACGTGGTGGTTCTAATGGCGGTGGTGGCGGTGGCAACATCTTTAATATGGGTAAAAGCAAAGCTAAAATGTTTATGCCTTCGACTATTAAAGAAACCTTTAATTCGGTAGCCGGCAACCAAGAAGCAAAAGAAGAATTGCATGATGTGGTTGATTTCTTACGCAACCCAGAAAAATATAAACGACTTGGTGCTAAAATTACTCGCGGTGTCCTTTTGGTTGGTGAACCAGGTAACGGTAAAACCTTACTGGCAAAAGCTGTTGCGGGTGAGGCGAACTGCCCATTCTTTAGCATCAGCGGTTCTGATTTCATTGAAGTATTTGTGGGTGTTGGTGCTGCTCGTGTTCGCGATTTATTTGCTCAAGCGCGTAAGCATTCACCAAGCATTGTGTTTATTGATGAAATTGATGCAGTCGGTCGTCACCGTGGCACTGGTATGGGTGGCGGACATGATGAACGCGAGCAAACCCTTAACCAGTTATTGACAGAAATGGATGGTTTTCAAACGGTTGGTGGTGCGGTTATTGTTATGGCAGCAACCAATAGAGCTGATGTATTAGACAAAGCATTGCTTCGTCCAGGTCGTTTTGATAGACGGGTAGAAGTTCCGTATCCTGATTTGATGAGTCGTGAACAAATTTTAAGATTACACGCACAAGCAGTTAAGATTGATCCTTCAGTGGATTTGTCCAAGATTGCTCGTGGTACTCCAGGATTTACTGGTGCCGATTTAGCTAACCTTATTAATGAAGCGGCTATTAATGCATCGAAATTTAATCAAGACCTTATTACTATTAAAGATTTTGAAGAAGCGCGTGACAAGATGTTGCTTGGCAAGGAACGCAAAAGTGTGGTGTTGTCTGAAGACGATCGTCGCGAGACGGCATTCCACGAAGCTGGCCACGCATTGGTGCGTTTGTTATCGCCTAATTCTACTGATCCGTTACATAAGGTAACAATTATACCTCGCGGTGGCGCTCTTGGCGTAACTCATTATTTACCAGAAAGAGAAAAATATATTACGACTAAAGAAGAACTCTTGGCATCTATCGATGCAGCATTAGGTGGTTCGGCGGCAGAAGAGCTTGTCTTTGGCAAACGAACGACCGGTGCTTATTCAGATTTCAAAGCGGCGACTGATATTGCCCGTAAGATGGTATGCTTCTATGGCATGTCTGATTTGGGTCCGGTTGTATATGGTCAACAAAATAGTGATTATCCGTATTCGCAAGCGACTGCGGAGAAAATAGATGTGGAAGTTCAAAAAATATTGAGCGCTTCCCATGCAAAAGCCCTTGAAATGTTGAGATTGAATCGTGATAAATTAGACTTGTTGGCCACCACATTGGTTGAAAAAGAAACGCTTTTTGCGGGTGAAATTTATGAATTGCTCGGTATCGCACCGCGCACTGAGCATACATTCTCCTAA
- a CDS encoding inositol monophosphatase family protein — protein MIHQERDLALEVAPILKKAGALVLSYFHKNLTRTEKFDHGASSGFVTEADLASEQYLIEQLRGVIPEAHVFAEESGNVGEKSDYCWVIDPLDGTTNFAHGLPYFCISVGLTCKDKPVFGMIYQPLTDELFYATVGKGAFVNGVRLATSQEALNKSVIAIGLPYAKNTAYAHLLEKAPFIARQVYAIRHFGAVALDIAYVASGRLEGVVFEDLGWWDVAAGIVLVHEAGGFSSDFEGIEVGPAYRSFLAAGNPEVYKKLFLLLKP, from the coding sequence ATGATTCATCAAGAACGTGATTTAGCATTAGAAGTAGCCCCGATCCTTAAAAAGGCCGGGGCTCTTGTCCTTTCATACTTCCACAAAAATCTGACTCGAACCGAGAAATTCGACCACGGTGCGAGCTCCGGGTTTGTCACTGAGGCAGATCTGGCCAGCGAGCAGTATCTTATTGAGCAGTTACGGGGTGTGATTCCTGAGGCGCATGTTTTTGCGGAAGAGTCGGGAAATGTTGGCGAAAAATCAGACTATTGTTGGGTTATCGATCCTTTGGACGGTACCACCAATTTTGCCCATGGCCTCCCCTATTTTTGCATATCAGTTGGGTTAACCTGTAAGGATAAGCCGGTCTTTGGTATGATTTATCAACCACTGACAGACGAACTTTTTTATGCAACGGTGGGAAAAGGGGCCTTTGTTAATGGCGTACGGTTGGCAACGTCTCAGGAAGCTTTGAATAAAAGTGTGATTGCCATTGGTTTGCCCTATGCAAAAAACACCGCTTACGCCCATTTGCTTGAAAAAGCTCCTTTTATTGCCCGCCAAGTTTATGCGATACGACATTTTGGGGCTGTGGCCTTAGACATAGCGTATGTGGCATCCGGGCGCCTAGAAGGGGTCGTTTTTGAGGATTTGGGATGGTGGGATGTCGCTGCAGGCATCGTTCTAGTGCATGAAGCGGGTGGATTCTCGAGTGATTTTGAGGGGATAGAGGTCGGGCCTGCCTATAGGTCGTTTTTGGCCGCTGGGAACCCAGAAGTATACAAAAAGTTGTTTTTATTACTAAAACCTTAG
- a CDS encoding bL28 family ribosomal protein, translated as MARICTVCGKRPQVANSVSNANNRVKHWVYPNVHSMRYTTVGCPSGTVARGNVCTKCVKAGKVQKVV; from the coding sequence ATGGCACGCATCTGCACAGTATGTGGCAAACGTCCACAGGTAGCTAATTCAGTAAGTAACGCAAATAACAGGGTTAAACATTGGGTTTATCCTAACGTACATTCCATGCGCTATACCACGGTGGGTTGCCCATCAGGTACCGTAGCACGCGGAAACGTATGTACTAAATGCGTAAAAGCTGGAAAAGTTCAAAAAGTTGTATAG
- the rpsT gene encoding 30S ribosomal protein S20 produces the protein MPNIKSAKKRALQGEARRKKNLARKSAVKTAIKKVLTALSANEEMSVTKELLRAAEATIARAKCKGILHCNTAARNVSRLAKNVAAKEKAQQA, from the coding sequence ATGCCTAATATTAAGTCGGCAAAAAAACGCGCTTTACAAGGTGAAGCACGTAGAAAGAAAAATTTGGCTCGTAAGTCTGCAGTGAAAACTGCGATTAAAAAAGTATTGACTGCTTTGAGCGCAAATGAAGAAATGTCAGTAACCAAAGAATTATTGCGTGCGGCAGAAGCTACTATAGCTCGCGCTAAATGCAAGGGTATACTGCACTGCAATACTGCAGCTCGTAACGTCAGCCGTTTGGCAAAGAACGTTGCAGCTAAAGAAAAAGCACAACAGGCCTAA
- a CDS encoding ankyrin repeat domain-containing protein: MIKSIPKAIFMAHCFMPSAFFAMLNHQQITLNKELIRAVNVRDTTAASNLINRKADVNTRDDYHSTPLMHAAFSGDTECLGILLEKQADINAYNRYGKTSLMFAIHANKNKSIAFLLEKKSDTTIQKNGRDTALIWAARSGNPLSIQLLLDHGADRNAQNSNGETAHRIATLWDHPDCVKLLRHNN; this comes from the coding sequence ATGATCAAGAGCATCCCCAAAGCAATTTTCATGGCACACTGCTTTATGCCCAGCGCATTTTTTGCAATGCTCAACCACCAACAAATAACCCTTAATAAAGAACTCATACGAGCAGTTAACGTGCGCGATACCACCGCAGCCTCCAATCTCATTAATCGCAAGGCCGATGTTAATACTCGCGACGATTACCATAGCACGCCACTCATGCATGCAGCATTTAGTGGCGACACAGAATGTCTTGGGATACTCCTAGAAAAACAAGCCGACATTAATGCGTACAACAGATATGGAAAAACGTCACTTATGTTTGCTATTCATGCTAACAAAAACAAAAGTATCGCATTCCTTCTTGAAAAAAAATCGGACACTACTATTCAAAAAAATGGTAGAGATACAGCACTGATCTGGGCTGCACGATCTGGCAATCCACTCTCTATACAATTACTCCTGGACCATGGTGCAGATCGCAACGCACAAAACAGTAATGGCGAAACGGCGCACAGAATAGCAACTCTGTGGGACCACCCAGACTGCGTAAAGTTACTACGTCACAACAATTAA